Proteins encoded by one window of Burkholderia plantarii:
- a CDS encoding ABC transporter ATP-binding protein, translated as MASLSIRDVYKTYPNGVPVLKGVDIDIEDGQFLILVGGSGCGKSTLLNMIAGLETVTKGEIRIGGKVVNDLSPKDRDIAMVFQSYALYPSMTVKENISFGLNIRKVPKQEQKQIVDRVAAMLQIEHLLDRKPGQLSGGQRQRVAMGRALARDPSLFLFDEPLSNLDAKLRIEMRAEIKLLHQRLGTTIVYVTHDQIEAMTLGDRIAVMKDGVVQQFGAPQDIYDSPSNLFVAGFIGAPPMNFIHGRVVEQGSGVGLEIDTGATRGVLNLPFERARMNGHLGREVILGLRPERITDARNAHDGQASALQPLDVIVDVTEPTGPDTHVFAQVNGKRIVSRVHPAANPQPQQQLKLLFDVSKAVAFDPATEARIA; from the coding sequence ATGGCAAGCCTTTCCATCCGTGACGTGTACAAGACCTATCCGAACGGGGTGCCGGTCCTGAAGGGCGTCGACATCGATATCGAGGACGGCCAGTTCCTGATCCTGGTCGGCGGCTCGGGCTGCGGGAAGTCGACGCTGCTCAACATGATCGCGGGCCTGGAGACCGTCACGAAGGGCGAGATCCGGATCGGCGGCAAGGTCGTCAACGACCTCTCGCCGAAGGATCGCGACATCGCGATGGTGTTCCAGTCCTATGCGCTCTACCCGTCGATGACGGTCAAGGAGAACATCTCGTTCGGCCTGAACATCCGCAAGGTGCCGAAGCAGGAGCAGAAGCAGATCGTCGACCGCGTGGCCGCGATGCTGCAGATCGAGCACCTGCTCGACCGCAAGCCGGGCCAGCTCTCGGGCGGCCAGCGCCAGCGTGTGGCGATGGGCCGGGCGCTCGCGCGCGACCCGTCGCTGTTCCTGTTCGACGAGCCGCTGTCGAACCTCGACGCGAAACTGCGCATCGAGATGCGCGCGGAAATCAAGCTGCTGCACCAGCGCCTGGGTACCACCATCGTCTACGTGACGCACGACCAGATCGAGGCGATGACGCTCGGCGACCGCATCGCGGTGATGAAGGACGGCGTGGTGCAGCAGTTCGGCGCGCCGCAGGACATCTACGATTCGCCGTCGAACCTGTTCGTGGCCGGCTTCATCGGCGCGCCGCCGATGAACTTCATCCACGGCCGCGTGGTGGAGCAGGGCAGCGGCGTGGGTCTCGAGATCGACACGGGCGCCACGCGCGGCGTGCTGAACCTGCCGTTCGAGCGCGCCAGGATGAACGGCCACCTCGGCCGCGAGGTGATCCTCGGGCTGCGTCCGGAGCGCATCACCGACGCGCGCAACGCGCACGACGGCCAGGCCTCGGCGCTGCAGCCGCTCGACGTGATCGTCGACGTGACCGAGCCGACCGGTCCGGACACGCACGTGTTCGCGCAGGTCAACGGCAAGCGCATCGTGAGCCGCGTCCACCCGGCCGCGAACCCGCAGCCGCAGCAGCAGTTGAAGCTGCTGTTCGACGTGTCGAAGGCGGTGGCGTTCGATCCGGCCACGGAGGCGCGGATCGCGTGA
- the lolA gene encoding outer membrane lipoprotein chaperone LolA, protein MQAFPFVVPSSARRAVRHFLAALAGTALLGVASHAFAGGTDELKAFVAQVKSARGGFTQQIVKAPSKAASGAIATNTAKPTDNSSGSFVFSRPGKFVWSYEKPYQQLLQADGDSLYVYDKDLNQVTERKLAGALGASPAAILFGSNDIEKNYTLRDAGEKGGIDWVEMLPKARDTQFQRIGIGFKGGVLAAMELHDVFGNVTLLTFTNIQTNPSLPADQFHFAVPKGADVIKG, encoded by the coding sequence ATGCAAGCATTCCCGTTCGTCGTTCCCTCGTCCGCCCGCCGCGCGGTGCGCCATTTCCTCGCCGCGCTGGCCGGCACCGCGCTGCTCGGCGTCGCCTCGCACGCGTTCGCGGGCGGCACCGACGAGCTGAAGGCGTTCGTCGCGCAGGTGAAGTCGGCCCGCGGCGGCTTCACGCAGCAGATCGTCAAGGCGCCCTCGAAGGCCGCCAGCGGCGCGATCGCGACCAATACCGCGAAGCCCACCGACAATTCGAGCGGCAGCTTCGTGTTCTCGCGCCCGGGCAAGTTCGTCTGGTCCTACGAGAAGCCGTACCAGCAGTTGCTGCAGGCAGACGGCGACTCGCTCTACGTCTACGACAAGGACCTGAACCAGGTGACCGAGCGCAAGCTGGCCGGCGCGCTCGGCGCGAGCCCGGCCGCGATCCTGTTCGGCAGCAACGACATCGAGAAGAACTACACGCTGCGCGACGCGGGCGAGAAGGGCGGCATCGACTGGGTCGAGATGCTGCCGAAGGCACGCGACACGCAGTTCCAGCGCATCGGCATCGGCTTCAAGGGCGGCGTGCTGGCCGCGATGGAGCTGCACGACGTGTTCGGCAACGTCACGCTGCTGACCTTCACCAATATCCAGACGAATCCGTCGCTGCCGGCCGACCAGTTCCACTTCGCGGTGCCGAAGGGCGCCGACGTGATCAAGGGCTGA
- a CDS encoding DNA translocase FtsK, with protein sequence MAKAPYTAQAQALPHRMSRLFVEIRWILQVAVFAFLLMALVSYSRRDPSWTHAAQVDHIANWAGRVGAWTADILLLLFGISAYWLVALLARRIAANYRRITHHEAAPDDEPARPVGWLAEGFAFVLVLLASDGIEALRMWSLKVPLPRAPGGVIGETVARGISHALGFTGGTLALLIALAIGLSLYFRFSWLSVCERVGDAIINAFTLAKLRREAERDRRLGEAAAVRREGKVEEERVRIEEHEPVTIVPPVVTPAKSERVERERQVPLFTDLPGDSTLPAVSLLDPAPQAQESISADTLEFTSRLIEKKLKDFGVEVGVVAAYPGPVVTRYEIEPATGVKGSQIVNLAKDLARSLSLVSIRVVETIPGKNYMALELPNQRRQTVRLSEILGSEVYGSASSALTMGLGKDIGGKPVCADLAKMPHLLVAGTTGSGKSVGINAMILSLLYKSTAEQVRMILIDPKMLEMSVYEGIPHLLCPVVTDMRQAGNALNWTVAEMERRYKLMSKLGVRNLSGYNNKIDEATRREEKLPNPFSLTPEDPEPLGRLPNIVVVIDELADLMMVVGKKVEELIARIAQKARAAGIHLILATQRPSVDVITGLIKANVPTRMAFQVSSKIDSRTILDQMGAESLLGMGDMLYLPPGSGLPVRVHGAFVSDEEVHRVVEKLKEHGEPNYIEGLLEGGTADGEEGAPGAGTGEAGGESDPLYDQAVEIVVKHRRASISLVQRHLRIGYNRAARLLEQMEQSGLVSAMSSSGNREILVPARDVE encoded by the coding sequence ATGGCAAAAGCTCCCTATACGGCTCAGGCGCAGGCGCTGCCGCATCGCATGTCGCGGCTGTTCGTCGAGATTCGCTGGATTCTGCAGGTCGCGGTGTTCGCGTTCCTGCTGATGGCACTCGTGAGCTACAGCCGCCGCGACCCGAGCTGGACGCATGCGGCGCAGGTCGACCACATCGCCAACTGGGCCGGCCGCGTCGGCGCCTGGACGGCCGACATCCTGCTGCTGCTGTTCGGCATCTCCGCCTACTGGCTGGTCGCGCTGCTGGCGCGCCGGATCGCCGCCAACTACCGCCGCATCACGCACCACGAGGCGGCGCCCGACGACGAGCCGGCCCGCCCGGTCGGCTGGCTCGCCGAGGGCTTCGCGTTCGTGCTGGTGCTGCTCGCGAGCGACGGCATCGAGGCGCTGCGCATGTGGTCGCTGAAGGTGCCGCTGCCGCGCGCGCCGGGCGGTGTGATCGGCGAGACGGTGGCGCGCGGCATCTCGCACGCGCTCGGCTTCACGGGCGGCACGCTGGCGCTCCTGATCGCGCTCGCGATCGGCCTGTCGCTGTACTTCCGGTTCTCGTGGCTGTCGGTCTGCGAGCGTGTCGGCGACGCCATCATCAACGCTTTCACGCTCGCCAAGCTGCGCCGCGAGGCCGAGCGCGACCGCCGGCTCGGCGAGGCCGCCGCGGTGCGCCGCGAGGGCAAGGTGGAGGAGGAGCGGGTGCGCATCGAGGAGCACGAGCCCGTCACGATCGTGCCGCCGGTGGTCACGCCGGCCAAGTCCGAGCGCGTCGAGCGCGAGCGCCAGGTGCCCCTCTTCACCGACCTGCCCGGCGATTCGACGCTGCCGGCCGTCTCGCTGCTCGATCCGGCGCCGCAGGCGCAGGAGTCGATCTCGGCCGACACGCTCGAATTCACCTCGCGGCTGATCGAGAAGAAGCTGAAGGATTTCGGCGTCGAGGTTGGGGTGGTCGCGGCCTATCCCGGCCCCGTCGTCACGCGCTACGAAATCGAGCCCGCCACCGGCGTGAAGGGCAGCCAGATCGTCAACCTCGCCAAGGATCTCGCGCGCTCGCTGTCGCTCGTCTCGATCCGCGTGGTCGAGACGATCCCCGGCAAGAACTACATGGCGCTCGAGCTGCCGAACCAGCGCCGCCAGACCGTGCGGCTGTCCGAGATTCTCGGCTCCGAGGTATACGGCTCGGCCTCGTCGGCGCTGACCATGGGGCTCGGCAAGGACATCGGCGGCAAGCCGGTGTGCGCCGATCTCGCCAAGATGCCCCACCTGCTGGTGGCCGGCACGACCGGCTCGGGCAAGTCGGTGGGGATCAACGCGATGATCCTGTCGCTGCTCTACAAGAGCACGGCCGAACAGGTGAGGATGATCCTGATCGATCCGAAGATGCTCGAAATGAGCGTCTACGAAGGCATTCCGCACCTGCTCTGTCCGGTCGTGACCGACATGCGCCAGGCCGGCAACGCGCTGAACTGGACCGTGGCCGAGATGGAGCGCCGCTACAAGCTGATGAGCAAGCTCGGCGTGCGCAACCTGAGCGGCTACAACAACAAGATCGACGAGGCGACGCGGCGCGAGGAGAAACTCCCGAATCCGTTCAGCCTGACGCCCGAGGATCCGGAGCCGCTCGGCCGCCTGCCGAACATCGTGGTGGTGATCGACGAGCTGGCCGACCTGATGATGGTTGTCGGCAAGAAGGTCGAGGAACTGATCGCGCGGATCGCGCAGAAGGCGCGCGCGGCCGGCATCCACCTGATCCTCGCCACCCAGCGCCCGTCGGTGGACGTGATCACCGGCCTGATCAAGGCCAACGTGCCGACCCGCATGGCGTTCCAGGTCTCGTCGAAGATCGATTCGCGCACGATCCTCGACCAGATGGGCGCCGAATCGCTGCTCGGCATGGGCGACATGCTCTACCTGCCGCCCGGCAGCGGCCTGCCGGTGCGCGTCCACGGCGCGTTCGTGTCCGACGAGGAAGTCCACCGCGTGGTCGAGAAGCTCAAGGAGCACGGCGAGCCGAACTACATCGAGGGGCTGCTCGAAGGCGGCACCGCCGACGGCGAGGAAGGCGCGCCCGGAGCGGGAACCGGCGAGGCCGGCGGCGAGTCCGATCCGCTATACGATCAGGCCGTCGAGATCGTCGTCAAGCATCGCCGCGCCTCGATCTCGCTCGTGCAGCGCCATCTGCGCATCGGCTACAACCGCGCCGCCCGCCTGCTCGAACAGATGGAGCAGTCGGGGCTCGTCTCGGCGATGTCGTCGAGCGGCAACCGCGAAATCCTCGTGCCGGCCCGCGACGTGGAGTGA
- a CDS encoding carbohydrate ABC transporter permease has product MAAPLSGNESGRADVGRHASPLSALADRWIPKLVLAPSIAIAVVFIYGFIVITGYLSLTKSRLLPNYTFDGFGRYSDLFENDVWWTSAANLGWFGIPFIVVCVVLGLFLAILLDQKIRNEGALRAVFLYPMALSFIVTGTAWQWILNPGLGLEKVLQDWGWTSFSFGWLDDPDKAIFCVVIAAVWQSTGFVMALFLAGLRGVDGEIFKAAQVDGATLPTIYRKIVIPSMRPVFFSVLLILCHITIKTFDLVVALTAGGPGTSSSLPAMFMYTYSFNRGQLGVGAASSVMMLATVVAVLVPLMYMESRSTRNAA; this is encoded by the coding sequence GTGGCTGCCCCTCTCAGCGGAAACGAATCCGGTCGCGCCGACGTCGGCCGCCATGCGTCGCCGCTCTCCGCATTGGCCGATCGCTGGATCCCGAAGCTGGTGCTCGCTCCCAGCATCGCGATCGCCGTCGTGTTCATCTACGGCTTCATCGTCATCACCGGCTACCTGTCGCTGACCAAGTCGCGACTGCTGCCCAACTACACGTTCGACGGCTTCGGCCGCTATTCGGACCTGTTCGAGAACGACGTCTGGTGGACTTCCGCCGCGAATCTCGGCTGGTTCGGCATTCCGTTCATCGTGGTCTGCGTGGTGCTCGGCCTGTTCCTCGCGATCCTGCTCGACCAGAAGATCCGCAACGAGGGCGCGCTGCGCGCGGTGTTCCTGTATCCGATGGCGCTCTCGTTCATCGTCACCGGCACCGCCTGGCAGTGGATCCTGAACCCCGGCCTCGGCCTCGAGAAGGTGCTGCAGGACTGGGGCTGGACGAGCTTCTCGTTCGGCTGGCTCGACGATCCGGACAAGGCGATCTTCTGCGTCGTGATCGCGGCGGTCTGGCAGTCGACCGGCTTCGTGATGGCGCTGTTCCTGGCCGGCCTGCGCGGCGTGGACGGCGAGATCTTCAAGGCGGCCCAGGTGGACGGCGCGACGCTGCCCACCATCTACCGCAAGATCGTGATCCCGAGCATGCGCCCGGTGTTCTTCTCGGTGCTGCTGATCCTCTGCCACATCACGATCAAGACCTTCGACCTGGTCGTGGCGCTGACGGCGGGCGGCCCCGGCACCTCGTCGTCGCTGCCGGCCATGTTCATGTATACCTATTCGTTCAATCGCGGGCAGCTCGGCGTGGGCGCGGCCTCGTCGGTGATGATGCTCGCGACCGTGGTCGCGGTGCTCGTGCCGCTGATGTATATGGAATCGAGGAGCACCCGCAATGCAGCCTAA
- a CDS encoding ABC transporter substrate-binding protein, producing MKVRAMMGALCAAGLMIGAATAQAAEDVTVLHWWTSGGESKAVGALKDDLQKQGYVWKDFAVAGGAGAAAMTALKTKVISGDSPSAAQIKGPLIQDWADQGVLVNIDSVAGDWKQNLPPEIDKIIKYKGHYVAAPFSVHRVNWLYINKAALDKVGGKVPTTWPEFFQVADKLKAAGIQPIAMGGQPWQDLTLWEDVVLSEGADFYKKALVDLDQATLTSPKMLDVFNTVRKIQGYFDASRNGRDWNLATAMVINGKAGMQFMGDWAKGEFENAGKKSGKDYICAPVPGTAKGYTFNVDSFVFFQQKGSDKATPGQLALAKTIMTPDFQEQFSLLKGSIPVRLGVKMDKFDDCAKKSYADEQTALKAGGYVPSLAHGMAQGDATAGAISDVVTKFMNSQEDPKAAVAALAKAAKVK from the coding sequence ATGAAAGTTCGCGCGATGATGGGCGCGCTGTGCGCCGCAGGCCTGATGATCGGCGCCGCCACGGCGCAGGCGGCCGAGGACGTGACGGTGCTGCACTGGTGGACGTCGGGTGGCGAGTCGAAGGCGGTGGGCGCGCTGAAGGACGACCTGCAGAAGCAGGGCTACGTGTGGAAGGATTTCGCGGTGGCGGGCGGCGCGGGCGCGGCGGCCATGACCGCGCTGAAGACCAAGGTGATCAGCGGCGATTCGCCGTCGGCCGCGCAGATCAAGGGGCCGCTGATCCAGGACTGGGCCGACCAGGGCGTGCTGGTCAACATCGACTCGGTCGCGGGTGACTGGAAGCAGAACCTGCCGCCGGAAATCGACAAGATCATCAAGTACAAGGGCCATTACGTGGCGGCGCCGTTCTCGGTGCATCGCGTGAACTGGCTGTACATCAACAAGGCCGCGCTCGACAAGGTCGGCGGCAAGGTGCCGACCACCTGGCCGGAATTCTTCCAGGTCGCCGACAAGCTGAAGGCCGCCGGCATCCAGCCGATCGCGATGGGCGGCCAGCCGTGGCAGGATCTGACGCTGTGGGAAGACGTGGTGCTGTCCGAAGGCGCCGACTTCTACAAGAAGGCGCTCGTCGACCTCGACCAGGCCACGCTGACCTCGCCGAAGATGCTCGACGTGTTCAACACGGTGCGCAAGATCCAGGGCTACTTCGACGCGAGCCGCAACGGCCGCGACTGGAACCTGGCCACGGCGATGGTGATCAACGGCAAGGCCGGCATGCAGTTCATGGGCGACTGGGCCAAGGGCGAGTTCGAGAACGCCGGCAAGAAGTCGGGCAAGGACTACATCTGCGCGCCGGTGCCGGGCACCGCGAAGGGCTACACGTTCAACGTGGACTCGTTCGTGTTCTTCCAGCAGAAGGGTTCGGACAAGGCCACGCCGGGCCAGCTGGCGCTCGCCAAGACGATCATGACGCCGGACTTCCAGGAGCAGTTCAGCCTGCTGAAGGGCTCGATCCCGGTGCGCCTGGGCGTGAAGATGGACAAGTTCGACGACTGCGCGAAGAAGTCCTACGCGGACGAGCAGACCGCGCTGAAGGCGGGCGGCTACGTGCCGTCGCTCGCGCACGGCATGGCGCAGGGCGATGCGACCGCCGGCGCGATCTCGGACGTCGTGACGAAGTTCATGAACTCGCAGGAAGATCCGAAGGCCGCGGTGGCAGCACTCGCCAAGGCCGCCAAGGTGAAGTAA
- a CDS encoding carbohydrate ABC transporter permease produces the protein MQPKMTISRGVIYAVLILFALYFLLPLYVMLSTSFKDLDQLRTGNLLTPPTHWTIDPWLKAWGTACTGVRCDGMKPFFFNSLKMVIPAVLISSLIGAFNGYVLTHWRFRGADALFTLLLVGCFIPFQVILLPMARVEGYFGLANTTAGLVLVHVVYGIAFTTMFFRNFYVSVPAELVKAARIDGAGFFTIFTKILLPVSLPIFMVCLIWQFTQIWNDFLFGIVFSGVDSMPITVALNNLVNTSTGVKEYNVDMAGAIIAALPTLLVYVIAGRYFVRGLTAGAVKG, from the coding sequence ATGCAGCCTAAGATGACGATCAGCCGCGGCGTCATTTACGCGGTGCTGATCCTGTTCGCCCTGTACTTCCTGCTGCCGCTGTACGTGATGCTGTCGACGTCCTTCAAGGACCTCGACCAGCTGCGCACCGGCAACCTGCTCACGCCGCCGACCCACTGGACCATCGACCCGTGGCTCAAGGCCTGGGGCACGGCCTGCACCGGCGTGCGCTGCGACGGCATGAAGCCGTTCTTCTTCAATTCGCTGAAGATGGTGATCCCGGCCGTGCTGATCTCGTCGCTGATCGGCGCGTTCAACGGCTACGTGCTCACGCACTGGCGCTTTCGCGGCGCCGACGCGCTGTTCACGCTGCTGCTGGTGGGCTGCTTCATCCCGTTCCAGGTGATCCTGCTGCCGATGGCGCGCGTCGAGGGCTACTTCGGCCTCGCCAACACCACGGCCGGGCTGGTGCTGGTCCACGTGGTGTACGGCATCGCGTTCACCACCATGTTCTTCCGCAACTTCTACGTGAGCGTGCCGGCCGAGCTGGTGAAGGCCGCGCGCATCGACGGCGCGGGCTTCTTCACGATCTTCACGAAGATCCTGCTGCCGGTGTCGCTGCCGATCTTCATGGTCTGCCTGATCTGGCAGTTCACGCAGATCTGGAACGACTTCCTGTTCGGCATCGTGTTCTCCGGCGTCGATTCGATGCCGATCACGGTCGCGCTGAACAACCTCGTGAACACGTCGACGGGCGTGAAGGAATACAACGTCGACATGGCCGGCGCGATCATCGCCGCGCTGCCGACGCTGCTCGTCTACGTGATCGCCGGCCGCTACTTCGTGCGCGGGCTGACCGCGGGCGCGGTGAAGGGCTGA
- the trxB gene encoding thioredoxin-disulfide reductase — MSTKHAKVLILGSGPAGYTAAVYAARANLSPLLITGIAQGGQLMTTTDVENWPADPNGVQGPELMQRFLEHAERFNTEIVFDHIHTAKLDEKPIRLIGDSGEYTCDALIISTGASAQYLGLASEEAFMGKGVSACATCDGFFYRNQEVAVIGGGNTAVEEALYLTGIAKKVTVIHRRDKFRAEPILIDRLLDKEKEGKVEIKWNHVLDEVTGDDSGVTGVKIKHTGTGETEQLALQGVFVAIGHKPNTDIFQGQLEMKDGYIVTKSGLAGNATATSIPGVFAAGDVQDHIYRQAITSAGTGCMAALDAQRYLESLHDAN, encoded by the coding sequence ATGTCCACGAAACACGCGAAAGTCCTGATTCTCGGTTCCGGCCCCGCCGGCTACACGGCCGCCGTCTATGCGGCGCGCGCCAATCTGTCGCCGCTGCTCATCACCGGCATCGCGCAGGGCGGCCAGCTGATGACCACGACCGACGTCGAAAACTGGCCCGCGGACCCGAACGGCGTGCAGGGCCCGGAACTGATGCAGCGTTTCCTCGAGCACGCCGAGCGCTTCAACACGGAAATCGTGTTCGACCACATCCATACCGCGAAGCTCGACGAGAAGCCGATCCGCCTGATCGGCGACTCCGGCGAATACACCTGCGACGCGCTGATCATCTCGACCGGCGCCTCGGCGCAGTACCTCGGCCTCGCCTCGGAAGAAGCGTTCATGGGCAAGGGCGTGTCGGCCTGCGCGACCTGCGACGGCTTTTTCTATCGCAACCAGGAAGTGGCCGTGATCGGCGGCGGCAACACCGCCGTCGAGGAAGCGCTGTACCTGACCGGCATCGCGAAGAAGGTCACCGTGATCCACCGCCGCGACAAGTTCCGCGCCGAGCCGATCCTGATCGACCGCCTGCTGGACAAGGAAAAGGAAGGCAAGGTCGAGATCAAGTGGAACCACGTGCTCGACGAGGTGACGGGCGACGATTCGGGCGTCACGGGCGTGAAGATCAAGCACACCGGCACCGGCGAGACCGAGCAGCTCGCGCTGCAGGGCGTGTTCGTGGCGATCGGCCACAAGCCTAACACCGACATCTTCCAGGGCCAGCTGGAGATGAAGGACGGCTACATCGTCACCAAGAGCGGCCTGGCCGGCAACGCCACGGCCACCAGCATCCCGGGCGTGTTCGCGGCCGGCGACGTGCAGGACCACATCTACCGCCAGGCCATCACCAGCGCCGGCACGGGCTGCATGGCCGCGCTCGACGCGCAGCGCTACCTCGAGAGCCTGCACGACGCGAACTGA
- a CDS encoding Smr/MutS family protein, translating into MAKNHLHPSDPAKRRAAAPVKPAEPIVPAPAATAATLKNQGLAGLGALRDALKGEAERQARALAQARRDMREAEANANLFRNEIGAITPLAAPPRAPARREPPQPLPKQTRRDEEAVLSETLSDEFDPETLLDSDESLYYHRPGISRDVVRKLRSGTWIVQSQLDLHGMRRDEAREALAAFIREAGKKGLRCLRVIHGKGLGSIGKEPVLKGKVRAWLVQKEEVIAFCEARGHDGGAGAVLVLLQPASALGAIGAGERGTPREAL; encoded by the coding sequence ATGGCGAAGAACCATCTCCACCCGAGCGACCCGGCCAAGCGCCGCGCCGCCGCCCCCGTCAAGCCCGCCGAGCCGATCGTGCCGGCCCCGGCCGCCACCGCCGCCACGCTGAAAAACCAGGGCCTGGCCGGCCTCGGCGCGCTGCGCGACGCGCTCAAGGGCGAGGCCGAGCGGCAGGCGCGCGCGCTCGCGCAGGCCCGACGCGATATGCGCGAGGCCGAGGCCAACGCGAACCTGTTCCGCAACGAGATCGGCGCGATCACGCCGCTTGCCGCCCCGCCCCGCGCCCCGGCGCGACGCGAGCCGCCCCAGCCGCTGCCGAAGCAGACGCGCCGCGACGAAGAGGCGGTGCTGTCCGAAACCCTGTCCGACGAATTCGATCCGGAAACGCTGCTCGACTCCGACGAAAGCCTCTATTACCACCGCCCCGGCATCAGCCGCGACGTGGTCCGGAAGCTGCGCAGCGGCACCTGGATCGTCCAGTCCCAGCTCGACCTGCACGGCATGCGCCGCGACGAGGCGCGCGAGGCGCTCGCCGCGTTCATCCGCGAGGCCGGCAAGAAGGGGCTGCGCTGCCTGCGCGTGATCCACGGCAAGGGGCTCGGCTCGATCGGCAAGGAGCCGGTGCTGAAGGGCAAGGTGCGCGCGTGGCTGGTACAGAAGGAGGAAGTGATCGCGTTCTGCGAGGCGCGCGGCCACGACGGCGGTGCCGGCGCGGTGCTGGTGCTGCTGCAGCCGGCCTCGGCGCTCGGCGCCATCGGCGCGGGCGAACGCGGTACGCCGCGCGAGGCGCTCTGA
- a CDS encoding replication-associated recombination protein A, translating into MADLFEVEPRRPLAEALRPKTLAEVIGQTHLLGDGKPLRLAFESGKPHSMILWGPPGVGKTTLARLTAHAFDCEFIAISAVLGGVKDIRESMEQARDTLNRSGRHTILFVDEIHRFNKSQQDALLPFVESGLVTFIGATTENPSFEVNSALLSRAQVYVLKSLSDDELRQLLARAQQIALDGLEFEPLAVDTLIGYADGDARRFLNLLEQAQTAALSARTNRIDADFVASAMTLNARRFDKGGDNFYDQISALHKSVRGSNPDAALYWFCRMLDGGADPKYLSRRIVRMAWEDIGLADPRAMQVANDAAATFERLGSPEGELALGQAVIYLACAAKSNAGYNAFNAAMAFVRQDKSREVPVHLRNAPTKLMKELGYGHEYRYAHDEPNAYAAGETYFPDDMREPRWYQPVPRGLETKIAEKLAWLRELDREAGKPE; encoded by the coding sequence ATGGCCGACCTGTTTGAAGTCGAACCGCGTCGCCCGCTCGCCGAGGCGCTGCGCCCGAAGACGCTCGCCGAGGTGATCGGCCAGACGCACCTTCTCGGCGACGGCAAGCCGCTGCGGCTCGCGTTCGAGTCTGGCAAGCCGCATTCGATGATCCTATGGGGGCCGCCCGGCGTCGGCAAGACCACGCTCGCGCGGCTCACCGCCCATGCGTTCGACTGCGAGTTCATCGCGATCTCGGCGGTGCTGGGTGGCGTGAAGGACATCCGCGAATCGATGGAGCAGGCTCGCGACACGCTGAACCGCAGCGGGCGGCACACGATCCTGTTCGTCGACGAGATCCATCGCTTCAACAAGAGCCAGCAGGACGCACTGCTGCCGTTCGTCGAATCGGGGCTCGTCACGTTCATCGGCGCGACCACCGAGAACCCGAGCTTCGAGGTCAACTCGGCGCTGCTCTCGCGCGCCCAGGTGTACGTGCTGAAGTCGCTCAGCGACGACGAGCTGCGCCAGCTGCTCGCGCGCGCGCAGCAGATCGCGCTCGACGGGCTCGAGTTCGAGCCGCTCGCCGTCGATACGCTGATCGGCTATGCCGACGGCGACGCGCGGCGCTTCCTGAACCTGCTCGAGCAGGCGCAGACGGCCGCGCTGTCGGCGCGCACCAACCGTATCGACGCCGATTTCGTCGCCAGCGCGATGACGCTGAACGCGCGCCGCTTCGACAAGGGCGGCGACAACTTCTACGACCAGATCTCGGCGCTGCACAAGTCGGTGCGCGGCTCGAATCCGGACGCGGCGCTGTACTGGTTCTGCCGCATGCTCGACGGCGGCGCCGATCCGAAGTACCTGTCGCGCCGCATCGTGCGGATGGCCTGGGAGGACATCGGGCTCGCCGATCCGCGCGCGATGCAGGTGGCCAACGACGCGGCCGCAACCTTCGAGCGGCTCGGCTCGCCCGAGGGCGAGCTGGCGCTCGGCCAGGCGGTGATCTACCTGGCCTGCGCGGCGAAGAGCAACGCCGGCTACAACGCGTTCAACGCGGCCATGGCGTTCGTGCGCCAGGACAAGTCGCGCGAGGTGCCGGTGCATCTGCGCAACGCACCGACCAAGCTCATGAAGGAACTCGGCTACGGCCACGAGTATCGCTACGCGCACGACGAGCCGAACGCCTACGCGGCCGGCGAGACCTATTTTCCCGACGACATGCGCGAGCCGCGCTGGTACCAGCCGGTGCCGCGCGGACTCGAAACCAAGATCGCCGAGAAGCTCGCCTGGCTGCGCGAGCTCGACCGCGAGGCGGGCAAGCCCGAGTGA